One part of the Peromyscus leucopus breed LL Stock unplaced genomic scaffold, UCI_PerLeu_2.1 scaffold_1055, whole genome shotgun sequence genome encodes these proteins:
- the LOC114684801 gene encoding LOW QUALITY PROTEIN: zinc finger protein 784-like (The sequence of the model RefSeq protein was modified relative to this genomic sequence to represent the inferred CDS: inserted 1 base in 1 codon; deleted 1 base in 1 codon) codes for MAAARPDPXIPSSPTRESPSPEPSDLVLVPDGGYSATPPSDLIEIQVVKVTDTTSVPEPPEPGSFHCALCPAAFHLVSELLFHEHGHLAAVEGLGQGGDPSRCHVCGHSCPGPASLRAHYSLHTGERPYRCPLCPRAFKALAPLLRHQHRHGVEPGNSQRLPPTASTGQPNPRVAQERSEVVTAAAAAGAAVGKPFACRFCTKPFRRSSDMRDHERVHTGERPYHCGICGKGFTQSSVLSGHARIHTGERPFRCTLCDRTFNNSSNFRKHQRTHFHGPGPGVGESGGQLRPTSVAQESGRKRGTENTLKEGLGETVKVNVEVDQ; via the exons ATGGCCGCCGCGCGCCCGGACC TGATTCCGAGCTCACCGACCCGGGAGTCGCCATCCCCGGAGCCGTCGGACCTG gtcCTGGTGCCTGATGGTGGCTACTCTGCCACTCCCCCAAGTGACCTCATCGAGATCCAGGTGGTAAAAGTTACAGATACTACATCGGTACCTGAGCCCCCAGAGCCGGGATCTTTCCACTGTGCCCTGTGTCCCGCGGCCTTCCACCTGGTCTCAGAGCTGCTGTTTCACGAACATGGCCACCTGGCAGCCGTGGAGGGGCTTGGGCAGGGAGGGGACCCAAGCCGTTGTCACGTGTGTGGCCACAGCTGTCCGGGTCCTGCTAGCTTGCGTGCCCACTACAGCTTGCACACGGGAGAGCGGCCTTACCGCTGCCCACTGTGCCCACGGGCGTTTAAGGCCTTGGCACCCCTGCTCCGGCACCAGCACCGACACGGGGTGGAGCCGGGCAACTCTCAGAGGCTTCCACCCACAGCATCAACTGGACAGCCAAACCCAAGGGTGGCCCAGGAGAGGTCGGAGGTGGTGACGGCCGCGGCAGCTGCGGGGGCCGCGGTAGGCAAGCCTTTCGCCTGCAGGTTCTGTACCAAGCCCTTCCGGCGCTCCTCGGACATGCGAGACCACGAGCGTGTGCACACGGGGGAGCGGCCCTACCACTGCGGCATCTGCGGCAAGGGCTTCACACAGTCGTCTGTGCTGAGCGGTCACGCCCGTATCCACACTGGCGAGCGCCCCTTCCGCTGCACGCTCTGCGACCGCACTTTCAATAACTCCTCGAACTTTCGCAAACACCAGCGCACCCACTTCCACGGGCCAGGGCCTGGGGTGGGAGAGTCTGGAGGCCAACTGAGACCAACTTCGGTGGCCCAGGAATCGGGGCGCAAGCGTGGGACAGAGAACACT CTCAAAGAAGGGCTTGGAGAGACTGTGAAGGTGAATGTGGAGGTTGACCAGTAG